The genomic stretch CTATTGTTTGACGGTACAAATGGTGTTCTGTCAATATAGTACATTTCACCCTTAGTAACAATCTCATTATCACTTAAATAATCCACATTTACTGTGTCAAATGTGGAAAACATATTGTTTGTGATACAGTCTTTATATGACTTGTTCTTTAATCTGTCAAAACGAATTTTACCTAAATCTGTATCTGTAATTAGTAGGTAGTTGTTTTCAATAATTTCTTTGTTTTCCTTTAAGATAACACCATTTTCACAAATAATTGAGTGACCACTGTAAATAAGGTCTTGGGTGCTTTCTCCTGAACCGGCTGAACAATATACATATGTTGCAATGTTGCTACCACTGTTTTGTTTAACCATTGAGTTTACATAATCTCTCTTGCCAATAAGTGCATTACTTGCTGATAGGTTAAGGATAATTTCAGCACCTGACATAGAAAGTACAGTTGATGGTGGAATAGGTGTCCATAGATCCTCACAAATTTCTACACCAAATGTAAAGCCCTTTGCATCAAATACATTTTGTGAGAATGGTACTTCTTCACCGTCAAAATTAATAAAACTGTCTTCTGTGTCCATACTTGTACTGAACCATCTTTTTTCGTAAAACTCATTGTAGTTAGGTAAGTAAGTCTTAGGTACAATACCGTAAACAGTACCCTTAGAAATTACAACGGCACAGTTGAAAAGTTGATTTTTGTGTTTAATAGGAGCACCTACAACAAAGATACCCTTTAGCTTTTCTGACTTTTTCTTAATTTCAATTAGACTTGAATATGTTTTGTCAAGTAGTTCTTTCTGAAAGAATAAGTCTTGACAAGTGTAACCTGTAATAGATAATTCAGGAAAAACAGTAATGTCAACATTTTCTTTACTTGACTTTTCCATCATTTTAATATGTTCTTCAGTATTCTTTGTAGTATCTGCTACAGTAGTTTTGATTACTGCTGATGCTACTCTTACAAAATCGTTCATAATAAACCTCGTAATGTTTTACTAATATTATAAGCATATTTTATTAGTTTTATAGGTTGTTGTCAATAAAAAAGGGCAAGTAAAAACTTGCCCAGGTGTTTTTTATCTGTATTGTGCCAGTAGGTTTTTGTTGTAGTTGTCATCTGCACTAAAGAGTGATTCAACAGTTGTTTCTGAATTGTATCTTGGTACATACCATGACTGACTTTCATAATAAGCCTGAATACTCTTTGTTTTGAATATGTAACCGTAACTTGCATAAATGTCGTTGATTTTGTTCTGAATTTCTGTCTTAGACATTTTGCTAACTTCACTTGCAGTTAGTCGGTTACTGCTTGGTGCAACATACTTTGTTGTTGGAGCAACATACTGTGTAGTAGGTGCAACATACTGAGTAGTTGGAGCAACATACTGTGTAGTAGGTGCTACATACTCTGTAGTAGGAGCAACATACTTAGTTGTTGGCTGTGTATAAGGTTTAGTTGTTTTCTTAGTAGTTGATGGCTTTGTTGTAGCCTTTGTAGATGAGGTTGCCTTAAAGCTAAATGATACAGACTGAGAAACTGTTACAGTAGGTTCTTTTGGTTCGCTACTTGAACTGTTGTTATTATCTGTACTACAACCTGCAAATACTAGTAGTGCAGAGGATAAAGTCACAATAGATAAAATAGTTAAAAACTTTTTCAAAATTAATATACCTCCTTAATAGTACATATTTAACTTTACTTTAACAAATAAAATAGACTAAGTCAATAAAAAAGCGACAATTGTAGAAAATGTTCCAAAACTGTAATAATTTTTCTGTTATATTGGGACTTTTTAGGTTTGATTTTTTGTTTCATAGTGATATAATAATGCTGATATATTATAAATTACAAATTACAGGGGTATTGTGTAATGAATGTTATTGTAATCGGTGCCGGTAAGATAGGCAAATGCCTTATTAGCAGCCTGAGAGAAGAAAACCATGATGTTGTTGTGGTAGATATTGATGAACAGAGAGTTGACAGAGTTGTTGATGAACAAGATGTCAACGGTGTACTTGGTAACGGTACTCAGTGTGATACTCTGAAAGAAGCAGGAGTTGAGAACGCTTACCTTGTAATTGCTACAACATATTCTGATGAAATAAATATCCTTTCTTGTTTAATCGCAAGAAAAATGGGTGCAAGACATGCTATCGCAAGAGTTAGAAGTCCTGAGTATGTTAATCAGATTGACTTTATGAGAAATGAACTTAGCATTTCTATGATGGTTAACCCTGATATGAGTGTTGCTTCGGAGATTTCCAGAATTCTAAAATTCCCTACTGCAACTAATTATGAAACCTTTGCTAATGGCAAAATTGATATGATTGAAATATCTATCAAGGAAGGTAACAATATTATTGATAAACCTATTTATGAGATTTCTCAGATTTACGGTAATGAATTCCTAATTTGTGCCGTAAAGCGTGGTGAAGAGGTATTTATCCCTAACGGTAACTTTATTATCAGAGAAAAGGATAATATCTATATTACCGGTATCCATAAGCAAGTTGTAAACTTCTTAAAGGGTATGGGAATCTTAAAAGATAAGGTTAAGAATGTTATGATAATCGGTGGTTCAAAGATTTCCTTTTATCTTGCTGCAATTCTTGCAAAGATGAGTATTGATGTTACTATCATAGAAAAGAATAGTGACAGATGTAAGTTCCTTGCCAGTAATCTTCCTGAAGCCAGAGTTGTGCTTGGCAACTCTGCTGACCATAAACTTCTTATTGAAGAAGGCATTGACAGATGTGATGCAGTTGTTACTGTTACAGACAGTGATGAGGCTAATTTCCTTGTTGCTATGTATGCACAGAACTTGCATGTTCATAAGCAAGTAACTAAAATTAATGAACCTGAGTTTTTCCAGCTTTACGAAAAGGTAATGGGAGAAAGTGCGATTTCACTTAGTCAGGTAACTTCTTCTACTATTGTTAAGTATTTAAGAGCAAAGCTTAATGCTAATAGTGACCAGATTAGAAACCTATATAAACTAATGGGTGGTAGAATTGAGGCTATTGAGTTTATTACTCCAAATGATGCTGATTATTTAGGAAAGCCAATTCACACTTTGAAGTTTAAGAAGGACCTTCTTGTTGCAGCAATTAGCAGAAAGAAAAAGATTATTTTCCCTAACGGTGATGATATAATTGAGGCCGGTGACTCAATTATCATTGTTACTAAGAGTAAATCAATTCGTTCAATCGAGGATATATTTGTATGAATTACAGAGCAGTAGTAAATGTACTTGGCAAGATAATGTTTATGGAAGGTACTTTGATGATACTTCCACTTATCGTTGCTATTATTTATGGTGAATATGATACACTGATTGCATTTTTGATTCCAATAGTTATTTTAGTTAGTGTTGGACTTGCTTTTGGTGTGAAAACCCCAAAGAATAAAATGCTTCTTGCTAAAGAAGGTTTTATGATTTGTGGTCTTGCGTGGATATTTATGTCAGCATTTGGTTGCTTACCATTTGTTATTTCAGGTATGATACCTAATTATCTTGACGCATTTTTCGAAACAGTTTCCGGTTTAACCACAACCGGTTCATCAATCTTAACTAAGGTTGAAGGTAATCCTTACGGATTACTATTTTGGAGAAGTTTTACTAACTGGATAGGTGGTATGGGTGTTATTACATTCTTAATGGCTATTGTACCTCAGGGTGATGGTCAGGCAATGCACCTTATGAGAGCTGAAGTTCCGGGTCCTAAAGCCGGTAAAATTGTTAGTAAACTAACTGATACGGCCAGAATTCTTTATATTCTGTACTTTATCTTAACTGCACTTGAGATTATTATGTTAATGTTCTCCGGTATTGGCTTTTATCACAGTGTTGTTACTGCCTTTGCAACTGCCGGTACAGGTGGTTTCTCGGTAAAGGATGCATCTATTGCCGGTTATCACAGTCCATATGTTGAATATGTAGTTGCAACATTTATGCTATTATTCGGTGTAAACTTTAACTTATATTTCTTTATGATACTAAGAAAGTTTAAGGCAGTGCTACAAGATACCGAACTTAAAGTTTACTTAGGAATGGTAGTTGCAAGTATCACTTTGATATGTATTAACTTGCTATCAACAGGCAAAATAGCATTTGAAACTGCATTTAGAGATTCTTACTTTACAGTAACTTCCATAGTCAGTACCTCAGGTTTTGTAACGGCTGACTTTGAACAATGGTCTGTATTCTCTAAGGTAATACTAATCAGTTTAATGTTTGTCGGTGGTATGGCCGGTTCAACTGCCGGTGGTATGAAAGTTACAAGAATTGTACTGTACTTTAAGCAGATGATAAGAGATATTAAACAGATGGTACGCCCTAGACAGGTTATGAGTGTTAGAATAAACAAAAAAAGTGTTGATAACAGTATCCTAAAGGGTATTAACACTTACCTAGTTATTTATGTGTTTATTCTTTTAACAAGTACTTTACTTGTCAGTATTGAGGGACAGTCCCTTGTAACTACATTTACTTCAGTAGTTACTTGTTTCAACAACATTGGTCCCGGTATGGATGGTGTTGGTGCAACTTCTAACTTTGCACATTTATCTGTTTTAAGCAAGATTGTTCTTTCTTTCGATATGCTTGCCGGTAGACTTGAGATTTTCCCTATGATGATTTTACTAATTCCATCAACTTGGAAAAGAAGAGTTTAATTAAAAATTAATATAAATACAAAAATGGCACTTCATTTGAAGTGCCATTACTTTTGTTATTGCTTATTTAGTTTCTTCTAATTTAAAGATTTCATCGGTAACATCTTCCAAAGTTTCTGCAAATCTGTTGTCTTCACTACAAACAGAAAGCTTATAACCGGAAACATCATATTCCTTAAAGTAGTAGAAATTTCTGTTGATTCTGTTGTCAATTCTGATTTTTTCATCATCAATATGAATTGTAAACCTCTTTAAATCTTTGCCAACACCTGAACCGATGCATTTTAGAAATGCTTCCTTTAAAGTCCAAATCTGTGTAAATGTTTTGTCCGGGTCATAGCTACGGTCAATTTGTACACATTCATCAAGTGTAAAGAATCTTGGTGCAATGTGCTTGTTGCCTCTCTGCATAAGTTCAATATCAACACCGACAGGTTCTGTACCACCTTTTGTCAGTACAACATACTTACCACTATGACTAATGTTAAATTCAGTATCGTTATTCTTAGGTTTGCCGTTTTTGTTTAGAGAATGAACATCTCCAACATATTTTTTGATTAATAGTCCGGCACCTAAAGATTGCTTTTGTTTTGTAAAGGTTCTTAATTTTAATATTTTTTCTTTTCTGGTGTCATCGACCTGTTCAAGTAACTGTTCAAATAGCTCTTTGCTATCCAGTGGGTCGGTATTTAAGATAAATGTTTCAACCATAATTTTCTCCTTTTGCAAAATTTAAATTTTGCATATCACTCTTTACTATCCATTTCTATATTAGGATTTGCTTGTTTAATTAATATGGCTAGGAAAAACAGAATTTTAAAGAATAGAAATATTCCGGCAAAAATCATAACTACCCATCCAAATAAATGGGTAACTGAACCTAAAGAAAAGCACAGAACAAATGCAAGTCCTATTACAATAAATTCAACTACTGATGCTATTTTTGGTACAAAAATAAGCATTGCCAAAAAACAAGCATATAAAATCAGTACAGTAACTTTGGAAGAAGAACTCAGTAGCCATCTGCATACTTGGTCAATTGGTACTAGCATTGCAAGTAATGGAATAATTATCTTAAAGATTATAAAGAAACTTCTTCCGAATTTTTTACATATAAAATCAAAAAAATTTACTAATAACATATCTTTTCCTCTATTTCATATATAATAAATTTTAACATATTTAATAGAAAAAGTCGAGAGCTTATAAGGGTTAATGTTCTCTATATTTTTAGAATATTATAGTACAAAAATCTGAAATATAAAAGTAGTTAAATAAAAAACTTAAATAAACTTGATTATCCTTGTTTGGAAATGTATAATTATAAAGAATAAACGAAAAGAAGTGTTTACAATGGAAAAATATTATAGAGCAAAAGCTAATATAAATTTGGATGCAATCCATCATAACTTTCAGTTAGTTAAAGACAGTATCAAAGAAGGTACTCAGCTTATGGCAGTTATCAAGGCTGACGGTTATGGTCACGGTGCAAAACAAATTGCAAAGTATTGTGACGACTTAATTGATAGATATGCAGTTGCAGTTGTAGAAGAAGGTATTGACCTTAGAGTAGCCGGTTTTACAAAGCCTATTAATCTTTTGGGATATACCGATAAATTACAGTATGAAGATGTAATTAACTATGATTTAATACCTGCGATTTTCTCTTATGATATGGCAAAGGACTTTTCTGATACAGCAGTAAAGATGAATAAGTTTGCAATATGTCACCTAGCACTTGATACAGGTATGAGCAGAATCGGTTTTGCCGATACTGATGAAAGTGTTGAAGTGATTAAGGAAATTGCAAAATTGCCTAACATTAAGATTGACGGTATGTTTACTCATTTATACAGAGCTGATGAAGTCGATAAGAGCATTGCTATTGACCAGTATAACAGATTTATGAACTTTAAAGAAAAGCTAGAGAATGAGGGAATAGAGCTTAAGAATTGCCATGTTAGTAACTCAGCAGCTATTATGGAACTACCTGATATGAATCTAAATATTGTTCGTAGTGGTATTATCAACTATGGTCTATATCCTAGTCATGAAATGAGAGAAGAAGATTTTAAGATTATTCCTGCTATGGAACTAAAAACTTCTGTTTCATTTGTTAAGACTATCAGCAAAGGTGTTGCAGTTGGTTACGGTGGTACTTATGTTGCTGATAAAGACACAGTAGTTGCTACTGTACCTGTTGGTTATGCTGACGGTTATCCTCGTTCACTAAGTAACAAAGGTCAAGTTCTTATTCACGGTAAGAGAGCTAACATTATCGGCAGAGTTTGTATGGATCAGTTTATGATTGATGTTACAGATATTCCAAATGTTAAGGTTGGAGATACAGTTACTTTAGTAGGCAAAGATGGTGATGATTTCTTATCTTGTGAAGAAGTAGCTGAAACAGCCGGTTCATTTAACTATGAATTTGTTTGTGATGTAAGTAAGAGAATTCCTAGAGTGTATTACTTTAACGGTGAAATAGTGGATGAAGTCCATTATGTTGGAATTTAATAGAATTTTAAGGGTATCTAGTTGCAGATGCCCTTAATTTTTGCCGTTATTTGGCATATATCTTTTATTTGATAACAACTTATAGTCAAACTCTTATAAATGTTTATTATAATTTACATTATTTTGGTTATTCGATACATTGAAAGAACAATTATTATCTTGTATAATATTATATGTATATTTGTGTCTAAAAATGTAGATACAATGGGCTTTTAAGGCGATTTGTGGAAGAATTTGTTGGAGGGGTACTGTGTATAAAAAGCGGTATCAAAGTTGGCGAAAGCATTTTGACTTTTTATTGTTAGATTTATTTTGCTTACATTTGGCTTATTTATTTTCATATTTAATAATTTTTAAAGGGCAAAACCCTTATGGAAATACATTTTATAACAATGCATTACTTGTTGTAACGCTAATTGATAGTGCAGTTATTGTTTTTTATCAGACCTTCAGAAATGTAATACAGAGAGATTTGTTTAAAGAAATTTCTATAACGGTTAAACATTCAATAATAGTTGCGTTACTTTCTATTATTTCAATCTATATTACAGATACAACTAACTATTACAATAGATACTTATTGCTATTGATGTTTGTATTCTATGTTGTAATCACTTTTACTGTAAGATGTTTATGGAAACTTTTTCTAACTAAAAGAGCAACTAACGGTGGCAAAAGAAAACTATTTATTGTTACAACAGAAAGTTTAATGGAAACTGTACTTGACAATATCAGAAATAAAAATTATCAAAGATATAACATTGTAGGTATTTCTGTTATTGACAAGGATTTAAAAGGTGAATACATTGATGGTGTAAAGATTGTTGCAAATAGTGATGATGTATATGAGTTTGTTTGCAAGAACTGGGTTGATGAAGTATTTATTAACCTAGACCAAGAACAACCTTATCCTACATTCTTGGTTGATATGTTTGAAGAAATGGGTGTTATCACTCACATTAAGTTGTTTAATGAGAATAATACTTTAGGTAGAAAACAGTTTGTTGAACATATGGCGGGTTACACTGTATTAACAACAACAATTAACTATGCTTCACCTTTCCAACTACTTGTTAAAAGACTTATTGATATTGTAGTCGGTATTATCGGTTGTGTTTTAACAGGCATTTTAACACTGATTATCGGTCCGTTAATTAAAAAGGCTGATCCGGGTCCAATATTCTTTGCTCAAGAAAGAGTTGGTGAAAACGGTAAAACATTTAAAATGTATAAATTCCGTAGTATGTATATGGATGCTGAGGAAAGAAAGAAGGAACTTGAAGAACACAATAAAGTTGGTGATGGTCTTATGTTTAAGATGGATGAAGATCCAAGAATTATTGGTTTTGAAAAGTTACCGGATGGTACAACCAAGAGAGGTATAGGTAATATTTTAAGAGATACAAGCCTTGATGAGTTTCCTCAATTTTTAAATGTACTAAAGGGTGATATGAGTTTAATCGGTACTCGACCACCAACAGTTAATGAAGTGCAGAAGTATGAACTTCACCACAGAGCAAGACTTTCTACAAAGCCGGGTATTACAGGTTTGTGGCAGGTTAGTGGAAGAAGTGATATTACTGATTTTGAAGAAGTAGTAAAACTTGATACACAGTATATCCAAAACTGGTCTTTAAGTTATGATGTGAAAATTATTTTAAAAACCATAAAAGTAATCCTTAAAAGAGAAGGTTCCATGTAAGGAGTAAAATATGAAAGGTATTATTTTAGCAGGTGGTTCCAGTTTTATCGGCTCAAATTTCGTATTTCATATGCTAAATAAATATCCGGATTATAGAATTGTATGTCTTGATAAGCTAACCTATGCCGGTAACTTATCAACACTTGCACCGGTTATGGATAACCCTAACTTCCGTTTTGTAAAGGAAGATATTTGTGACAGAGAAGCAGTTTATAAGCTATTTGAAGAAGAACATCCTGATATGGTTGTAAATTTTGCAGCAGAAAGCCATGTTGACCGTTCTATTGAAAACCCTGAAGTTTTCCTAGATACTAACATTAAGGGTACTGCTGTTCTTATGGATGCTTGTAGAAAGTATGGTATCAAGCGTTATCATCAGGTTTCTACAGATGAAGTCTATGGCGATTTGCCACTTGACAGACCTGATTTATTCTTTACAGAAGAAACACCTATCCACACAAGTAGTCCATACAGTTCATCAAAGGCAGGTGCTGACTTATTAGTTCTTGCTTATCACAGAACATATGACCTACCTGTAACAATCAGCCGTTGTTCAAACAACTATGGTCCATATCACTTCCCTGAAAAGCTAATTCCACTTATGATTGCTAATGCTTTAGCCGATAAGCCACTTCCTGTTTATGGTGAAGGCTTAAATATTCGTGACTGGTTATATGTTGAGGACCATTGTAAGGCTATTGACTTAATCATTCACAATGGTAGAGTTGGTGAAGTTTATAATGTTGGTGGTCATAACGAAAAGAGAAACATTGACATTGTTAAGATTATTTGTAAAGAACTTAATAAGCCTGAAAGCTTAATTACATATGTAACAGATAGAAAGGGTCACGATATGCGTTACGCTATTGACCCTACAAAGATTCACAACGAACTAGGTTGGCTACCTGAAACTAAGTTTGAAGACGGTATAAAAAAGACAATTCAGTGGTATCTTGATAACCGTGAATGGTGGGAAACTATCATTAGTGGTGAATATCAGAACTATTACGAAAAAATGTATGGTGACAGATAATGAAGGTTTTAGTAACAGGTGTTGCAGGTCAGCTTGGTCATGATGTAATGAACGAACTTCATAAAAGAGGTTATGAAGGTGTAGGTTCAGATATTGCACCTAAGTACAGTGGTGCTGATGACGGTACAGCAGTAACAAAGATGGACTATGTACAAATGGATATTACTAATAGCCAAGAAGTAACTGAAACTATCAAAAAGGTAAATCCTGATGTAGTTGTTCATTGTGCTGCTTGGACTGCAGTTGACTTGGCAGAAGAAAGTGAAAATAAAGAAAAAGTAATGGCTATCAATGTTGGTGGTACAGAAAACATTGCAAAGGTTTGTAAAGAACTTGATTGCAAAATGGTTTATATAAGTACCGACTATGTATTTGACGGCTATGGTACAAGACCTTGGAATGAAGATTGCAAGGACTATGCACCACTTAATGTATATGGTGAATCTAAACTTATGGGTGAAAAGGTTGTTAGCCTAAACCTAGAGAAATACTTTATTGTAAGAATTGCATGGGTATTCGGTGTAAACGGCAATAACTTTATCAAAACTATGCTTAATGTAGGTAAGAAGTTTGATACCCTAAAGGTTGTTAATGACCAAATCGGTACACCAACATATACTTATGATTTATCAAGACTTTTAGTTGATATGA from Ruminococcus bovis encodes the following:
- a CDS encoding sugar transferase, translating into MYKKRYQSWRKHFDFLLLDLFCLHLAYLFSYLIIFKGQNPYGNTFYNNALLVVTLIDSAVIVFYQTFRNVIQRDLFKEISITVKHSIIVALLSIISIYITDTTNYYNRYLLLLMFVFYVVITFTVRCLWKLFLTKRATNGGKRKLFIVTTESLMETVLDNIRNKNYQRYNIVGISVIDKDLKGEYIDGVKIVANSDDVYEFVCKNWVDEVFINLDQEQPYPTFLVDMFEEMGVITHIKLFNENNTLGRKQFVEHMAGYTVLTTTINYASPFQLLVKRLIDIVVGIIGCVLTGILTLIIGPLIKKADPGPIFFAQERVGENGKTFKMYKFRSMYMDAEERKKELEEHNKVGDGLMFKMDEDPRIIGFEKLPDGTTKRGIGNILRDTSLDEFPQFLNVLKGDMSLIGTRPPTVNEVQKYELHHRARLSTKPGITGLWQVSGRSDITDFEEVVKLDTQYIQNWSLSYDVKIILKTIKVILKREGSM
- a CDS encoding NAD(+) synthase; its protein translation is MNDFVRVASAVIKTTVADTTKNTEEHIKMMEKSSKENVDITVFPELSITGYTCQDLFFQKELLDKTYSSLIEIKKKSEKLKGIFVVGAPIKHKNQLFNCAVVISKGTVYGIVPKTYLPNYNEFYEKRWFSTSMDTEDSFINFDGEEVPFSQNVFDAKGFTFGVEICEDLWTPIPPSTVLSMSGAEIILNLSASNALIGKRDYVNSMVKQNSGSNIATYVYCSAGSGESTQDLIYSGHSIICENGVILKENKEIIENNYLLITDTDLGKIRFDRLKNKSYKDCITNNMFSTFDTVNVDYLSDNEIVTKGEMYYIDRTPFVPSNNSKKLERCLEIFSMQVEGLRKRISVIGGKMVVGVSGGLDSTLALLVCGEVCRRMGKPMTDVVGVTMPCFGTTDRTYNNSLDLMRTLGITTMEIPIADSCRQHMKDIGHNEEVHDITYENVQARERTQVLMDVANKVGGIVVGTGDLSELALGWCTYNADHMSMYGVNASIPKTLIKWMIDAVAKNNIFNDSTATLEDIIDTPISPELLPPTKDGKIAQKTEEKVGPYLLHDFFLYYVLRFGFRPKKIYSLAVTAFDGEFNKDTIKKWLKTFYHRFFTQQFKRSCLPDCVKVGSVCLSPRGDWRMPTDSSAKLWLDEVESL
- a CDS encoding YARHG domain-containing protein, which encodes MKKFLTILSIVTLSSALLVFAGCSTDNNNSSSSEPKEPTVTVSQSVSFSFKATSSTKATTKPSTTKKTTKPYTQPTTKYVAPTTEYVAPTTQYVAPTTQYVAPTTQYVAPTTKYVAPSSNRLTASEVSKMSKTEIQNKINDIYASYGYIFKTKSIQAYYESQSWYVPRYNSETTVESLFSADDNYNKNLLAQYR
- a CDS encoding TrkH family potassium uptake protein, whose product is MNYRAVVNVLGKIMFMEGTLMILPLIVAIIYGEYDTLIAFLIPIVILVSVGLAFGVKTPKNKMLLAKEGFMICGLAWIFMSAFGCLPFVISGMIPNYLDAFFETVSGLTTTGSSILTKVEGNPYGLLFWRSFTNWIGGMGVITFLMAIVPQGDGQAMHLMRAEVPGPKAGKIVSKLTDTARILYILYFILTALEIIMLMFSGIGFYHSVVTAFATAGTGGFSVKDASIAGYHSPYVEYVVATFMLLFGVNFNLYFFMILRKFKAVLQDTELKVYLGMVVASITLICINLLSTGKIAFETAFRDSYFTVTSIVSTSGFVTADFEQWSVFSKVILISLMFVGGMAGSTAGGMKVTRIVLYFKQMIRDIKQMVRPRQVMSVRINKKSVDNSILKGINTYLVIYVFILLTSTLLVSIEGQSLVTTFTSVVTCFNNIGPGMDGVGATSNFAHLSVLSKIVLSFDMLAGRLEIFPMMILLIPSTWKRRV
- the rfbD gene encoding dTDP-4-dehydrorhamnose reductase produces the protein MKVLVTGVAGQLGHDVMNELHKRGYEGVGSDIAPKYSGADDGTAVTKMDYVQMDITNSQEVTETIKKVNPDVVVHCAAWTAVDLAEESENKEKVMAINVGGTENIAKVCKELDCKMVYISTDYVFDGYGTRPWNEDCKDYAPLNVYGESKLMGEKVVSLNLEKYFIVRIAWVFGVNGNNFIKTMLNVGKKFDTLKVVNDQIGTPTYTYDLSRLLVDMIETDKYGYYHATNEGGYISWYDFACEIFKQAGYNTKVNPVTTEEYGVSKARRPFNSRLNKTKLVDNGFTPLPEWKDALSRYLKEIDY
- the trkA gene encoding Trk system potassium transporter TrkA, translated to MNVIVIGAGKIGKCLISSLREENHDVVVVDIDEQRVDRVVDEQDVNGVLGNGTQCDTLKEAGVENAYLVIATTYSDEINILSCLIARKMGARHAIARVRSPEYVNQIDFMRNELSISMMVNPDMSVASEISRILKFPTATNYETFANGKIDMIEISIKEGNNIIDKPIYEISQIYGNEFLICAVKRGEEVFIPNGNFIIREKDNIYITGIHKQVVNFLKGMGILKDKVKNVMIIGGSKISFYLAAILAKMSIDVTIIEKNSDRCKFLASNLPEARVVLGNSADHKLLIEEGIDRCDAVVTVTDSDEANFLVAMYAQNLHVHKQVTKINEPEFFQLYEKVMGESAISLSQVTSSTIVKYLRAKLNANSDQIRNLYKLMGGRIEAIEFITPNDADYLGKPIHTLKFKKDLLVAAISRKKKIIFPNGDDIIEAGDSIIIVTKSKSIRSIEDIFV
- the alr gene encoding alanine racemase, whose protein sequence is MEKYYRAKANINLDAIHHNFQLVKDSIKEGTQLMAVIKADGYGHGAKQIAKYCDDLIDRYAVAVVEEGIDLRVAGFTKPINLLGYTDKLQYEDVINYDLIPAIFSYDMAKDFSDTAVKMNKFAICHLALDTGMSRIGFADTDESVEVIKEIAKLPNIKIDGMFTHLYRADEVDKSIAIDQYNRFMNFKEKLENEGIELKNCHVSNSAAIMELPDMNLNIVRSGIINYGLYPSHEMREEDFKIIPAMELKTSVSFVKTISKGVAVGYGGTYVADKDTVVATVPVGYADGYPRSLSNKGQVLIHGKRANIIGRVCMDQFMIDVTDIPNVKVGDTVTLVGKDGDDFLSCEEVAETAGSFNYEFVCDVSKRIPRVYYFNGEIVDEVHYVGI
- a CDS encoding 4'-phosphopantetheinyl transferase family protein, with the protein product MVETFILNTDPLDSKELFEQLLEQVDDTRKEKILKLRTFTKQKQSLGAGLLIKKYVGDVHSLNKNGKPKNNDTEFNISHSGKYVVLTKGGTEPVGVDIELMQRGNKHIAPRFFTLDECVQIDRSYDPDKTFTQIWTLKEAFLKCIGSGVGKDLKRFTIHIDDEKIRIDNRINRNFYYFKEYDVSGYKLSVCSEDNRFAETLEDVTDEIFKLEETK
- the rfbB gene encoding dTDP-glucose 4,6-dehydratase — translated: MKGIILAGGSSFIGSNFVFHMLNKYPDYRIVCLDKLTYAGNLSTLAPVMDNPNFRFVKEDICDREAVYKLFEEEHPDMVVNFAAESHVDRSIENPEVFLDTNIKGTAVLMDACRKYGIKRYHQVSTDEVYGDLPLDRPDLFFTEETPIHTSSPYSSSKAGADLLVLAYHRTYDLPVTISRCSNNYGPYHFPEKLIPLMIANALADKPLPVYGEGLNIRDWLYVEDHCKAIDLIIHNGRVGEVYNVGGHNEKRNIDIVKIICKELNKPESLITYVTDRKGHDMRYAIDPTKIHNELGWLPETKFEDGIKKTIQWYLDNREWWETIISGEYQNYYEKMYGDR